A region of Gammaproteobacteria bacterium DNA encodes the following proteins:
- a CDS encoding YsnF/AvaK domain-containing protein: MKMQDQPKDKGSSAKHLYTRNLSGHTTDRDMSIESASSEQVIPVISEKLKVHKRNVETGKGVRVRKTLSEREQIVDQPLVREEVTVERVEINEVIEDSEIPTTRYEGETTIVPLLEEILIIEKCTVLKGEVRITRHRREVREPQKVVLQTDEVSVERFDESVDAPVGNTGERD, translated from the coding sequence TTGAAGATGCAAGATCAGCCGAAAGATAAAGGTTCCAGTGCGAAGCATCTGTACACGCGCAATCTGTCCGGACATACAACGGATCGGGACATGTCGATCGAGTCGGCCTCAAGTGAGCAAGTCATTCCTGTCATCAGCGAAAAGCTCAAGGTACACAAACGCAACGTCGAGACCGGGAAAGGCGTGCGCGTCCGGAAAACCCTTTCCGAACGAGAACAAATTGTCGACCAACCCCTGGTCAGGGAAGAAGTAACGGTCGAGCGCGTGGAGATCAACGAGGTTATCGAAGATTCCGAGATTCCAACGACGCGTTACGAGGGAGAAACAACGATCGTGCCGCTCCTGGAAGAGATCCTGATCATCGAGAAGTGCACGGTTTTAAAGGGAGAGGTACGCATCACGCGGCATCGCCGCGAGGTTCGCGAACCTCAAAAGGTCGTTCTGCAGACGGACGAAGTGTCCGTTGAACGCTTCGATGAATCGGTCGATGCCCCTGTCGGCAACACAGGCGAGCGCGACTAA
- the phaC gene encoding class I poly(R)-hydroxyalkanoic acid synthase, with translation MGAMSPSAGSSGEAAGAMSGGATGSDPLMSAMMKLADANPIRNIIPLNWMEISKSLQTLWMREMSDPVRMMQLATDYNRRLFDTTTKVWSDVAARFWGLPQQEVEEKGKSNKRVADAVKPDKRFADPAWESNPYYLTLKQTYLLASEYLLRETDEIDGQGTEEEQARLKFHLRQFVDAMAPANFLLTNPAAVRRIMETGGMSVVDGARNLIADVEEGRLSMVDASAFELGKNIAMTPGKVVYRNKIIELIQYAPRTKQVYEVPLLFMSPWINRYYILDLSPRNSMVNYMVEQGFTVFIVSWKNPDAAMEDTGFDDYMTMGPLAAIDVIRDITGSDKVNPVGYCIGGTLLAAVLAWLAAGNDEQGQAIGASTFMVSMQDFSEVGDTEIFMDEPQFDVMEKQMLERGYLDQHTQANMFNLLRSNDLIWANVVNNYLLGQKPPAFDMLYWNADGTRMARNAHSFYIRNTYLDNNLIKPGKVKIKGRSMDLGKIGGEIYAVGAETDHIVPWKSAWKIGQLVGGKVRFALATSGHIAGMINPPAKAKGKYWVNEGGDAGSAATADEWREHATEHEGSWWADWEKWLETRSGKKVKPPSVGSKKYPSLEDAPGTYVKEK, from the coding sequence ATGGGCGCCATGTCGCCCAGCGCAGGCTCCAGCGGCGAGGCCGCGGGGGCGATGTCTGGAGGGGCAACCGGCAGCGACCCGTTGATGTCGGCCATGATGAAGCTCGCGGACGCCAACCCTATACGCAATATAATACCGCTCAACTGGATGGAGATTTCCAAGTCGCTGCAGACCTTGTGGATGCGCGAGATGTCCGATCCCGTGCGGATGATGCAGTTGGCCACGGACTACAATCGCCGCCTCTTTGATACGACCACCAAGGTGTGGAGCGACGTCGCGGCCCGCTTTTGGGGCCTGCCTCAACAGGAGGTAGAGGAGAAGGGTAAGTCCAATAAGCGCGTTGCCGACGCGGTAAAGCCCGACAAGCGCTTTGCCGACCCGGCGTGGGAGTCCAACCCCTACTATCTAACTCTCAAGCAGACGTACCTGTTGGCTTCGGAATACCTCCTCAGGGAGACCGACGAGATCGACGGGCAAGGCACTGAGGAGGAACAGGCACGCCTCAAGTTTCACCTCAGGCAGTTCGTAGACGCTATGGCTCCGGCCAATTTTCTGCTCACCAATCCCGCCGCCGTCAGGCGCATCATGGAAACGGGAGGGATGAGCGTCGTCGATGGCGCGCGCAATCTAATCGCAGACGTGGAGGAGGGGCGTCTGAGCATGGTCGACGCCAGCGCCTTCGAGCTTGGGAAGAACATCGCGATGACGCCAGGCAAGGTTGTGTATCGCAACAAGATCATCGAGCTCATCCAGTACGCCCCGCGGACCAAGCAGGTTTACGAGGTGCCGCTATTGTTCATGTCGCCGTGGATCAACAGGTACTACATCCTCGATCTGTCGCCCAGAAACAGTATGGTCAACTACATGGTGGAACAGGGCTTTACGGTGTTTATCGTCTCCTGGAAGAACCCCGATGCTGCCATGGAAGACACCGGCTTCGACGATTACATGACGATGGGGCCTCTCGCGGCGATCGATGTGATACGCGACATCACGGGCAGCGATAAGGTCAACCCGGTCGGTTACTGCATTGGCGGGACGCTGCTCGCGGCCGTGCTGGCCTGGCTCGCTGCCGGTAACGACGAGCAGGGACAGGCCATCGGCGCCAGCACATTCATGGTCTCAATGCAGGACTTCAGCGAAGTCGGAGACACCGAGATCTTTATGGACGAACCTCAGTTTGACGTCATGGAGAAGCAGATGCTGGAGCGGGGTTATCTGGATCAGCACACGCAGGCGAACATGTTCAATCTGTTGCGCTCCAACGACCTGATCTGGGCAAACGTAGTCAACAACTACCTTTTGGGACAAAAACCGCCTGCCTTCGACATGCTCTACTGGAACGCCGATGGCACGCGCATGGCCCGCAACGCCCACAGCTTCTACATCAGGAACACCTATCTTGACAACAACCTAATCAAGCCCGGCAAGGTGAAGATCAAGGGACGTTCGATGGACCTCGGCAAAATCGGTGGCGAGATCTACGCCGTGGGCGCCGAGACGGACCACATCGTGCCGTGGAAATCAGCCTGGAAGATCGGCCAGCTCGTGGGTGGCAAGGTCAGGTTCGCGCTGGCTACAAGTGGCCACATCGCCGGCATGATCAATCCCCCCGCCAAGGCCAAAGGCAAATACTGGGTCAACGAGGGCGGCGACGCCGGCTCCGCCGCGACCGCGGATGAGTGGCGCGAGCACGCCACCGAGCACGAGGGCTCCTGGTGGGCGGACTGGGAAAAGTGGCTCGAGACGCGCTCCGGCAAGAAGGTTAAGCCGCCGAGCGTGGGCAGCAAAAAATACCCGTCCCTGGAGGACGCGCCGGGCACTTACGTCAAGGAGAAATAG
- a CDS encoding alpha/beta hydrolase, whose amino-acid sequence MADLDLLKGVAAKTVDTLRLRTHVLTGGAEGGAPILFVHGNASSSRFFEETLAALPGDGSYWGLAPDLRGYGDSETKPLDATRGVADFSDDLHALADALGLGARKRHLVGWSVGGAVALRYTQDHPHEVASITLINPLSPYGFGGTKDAAGTPCWPDHAGSGGGLTTPDFVQRLREGDRGDKDLISPRNVMNAIYYKPPFRSTPAREEVLLTALLSTKLTEGNYPGNATPSENWPHVAPGVKGINNALSPKYCNLKAFAAIDPKPPVLWIRGADDAFVSDTSLRDFGYLGQLGVVPNWPGKDIYPPQPMVSQMRAVLEAYVKNGGNYREEVIEDCGHTPQVEKPDAFRQALFGFIEEYS is encoded by the coding sequence ATGGCTGATCTTGACCTGCTTAAAGGCGTCGCGGCAAAGACCGTAGACACCCTCCGGCTGAGAACGCATGTCCTGACCGGCGGCGCCGAAGGCGGGGCGCCGATCTTATTTGTACACGGCAACGCCTCCTCCTCGCGCTTCTTCGAGGAAACCCTCGCGGCGCTGCCTGGGGACGGTAGTTACTGGGGACTCGCGCCCGATCTGAGAGGATACGGCGACTCGGAGACGAAGCCGCTGGACGCTACCCGAGGGGTGGCGGACTTCTCCGATGACCTTCACGCGCTGGCGGATGCGCTGGGTCTGGGAGCGCGCAAGCGGCATCTGGTCGGCTGGTCCGTGGGAGGCGCCGTGGCCTTACGCTACACCCAGGATCACCCGCACGAGGTAGCCTCGATAACCCTCATAAACCCGCTGTCTCCTTACGGCTTCGGCGGCACCAAGGACGCCGCCGGCACGCCGTGCTGGCCGGACCACGCAGGCTCCGGCGGCGGCTTGACCACGCCAGACTTCGTACAGCGCCTGCGGGAAGGTGACCGCGGCGACAAGGATCTGATTTCTCCCCGCAACGTAATGAACGCGATCTACTATAAGCCTCCTTTCAGGTCGACCCCAGCGCGCGAGGAGGTTCTCTTGACCGCGCTGCTGTCTACGAAACTGACGGAGGGAAACTACCCGGGGAATGCAACGCCTTCCGAAAATTGGCCACACGTGGCGCCCGGGGTAAAAGGCATAAACAACGCCCTCTCGCCCAAATACTGCAATCTCAAAGCCTTCGCCGCGATAGACCCGAAGCCCCCCGTGCTCTGGATCCGCGGCGCTGACGATGCGTTTGTCTCCGACACGTCGTTACGGGACTTTGGCTACCTGGGACAACTGGGCGTCGTCCCGAATTGGCCGGGCAAGGATATTTATCCCCCGCAGCCGATGGTCTCTCAGATGAGGGCCGTACTGGAGGCGTACGTCAAGAACGGAGGGAATTACCGGGAAGAGGTGATCGAAGACTGTGGTCATACGCCACAGGTCGAGAAGCCCGACGCGTTCCGGCAAGCTCTGTTCGGCTTCATCGAGGAGTATTCCTGA
- a CDS encoding DUF2382 domain-containing protein — translation MTQALVAVFDKQTEAQHAFDALMSEGFSDDQVHLASADSIEATSSKDDGNGHNDSFGHKVASFFGFGKDEDTDTYSEAVRRGNCVLSVDVANDDEAKRAEDIIEQHDPIDIDERSAQWRESGRQGSQSDSQSMGGQTNGEEIIPIIEEELQVGKRETQRSGGRVRSHNYEKPVEANVNLREQHTTVSSRAVNRSAIEAEQAYGEVDMEYRDTAEEAVVAKEARVVEEVVVGKKSSDRDETIKDSVRRTEVEVEKDGKRMASGDKRKTG, via the coding sequence ATGACACAGGCATTAGTAGCTGTATTTGACAAACAGACCGAAGCCCAGCATGCGTTCGATGCGCTGATGAGCGAGGGATTCTCGGACGACCAAGTGCATCTGGCTTCCGCCGATAGCATTGAGGCGACCTCATCGAAGGACGATGGCAATGGTCATAACGATTCGTTTGGCCATAAGGTTGCCAGCTTTTTCGGCTTCGGCAAGGATGAGGACACCGACACCTATTCGGAAGCCGTGCGGCGCGGAAACTGCGTCTTGAGCGTCGATGTCGCCAACGACGATGAAGCCAAACGCGCCGAAGACATCATCGAGCAGCACGATCCCATCGATATCGATGAGCGCAGTGCGCAGTGGCGCGAGAGCGGCCGGCAGGGATCGCAATCGGATAGCCAGTCCATGGGCGGGCAAACCAACGGCGAGGAGATCATTCCCATCATCGAGGAAGAGCTTCAGGTCGGCAAGCGCGAAACTCAGCGCAGCGGCGGGCGTGTGAGATCGCATAACTACGAAAAGCCGGTCGAAGCAAATGTGAACCTGCGCGAGCAGCACACGACCGTATCAAGCCGCGCCGTGAATCGGTCGGCGATCGAAGCCGAACAAGCGTACGGTGAGGTTGACATGGAGTATCGCGACACCGCCGAAGAAGCGGTCGTAGCCAAGGAAGCGCGCGTAGTCGAGGAAGTCGTGGTCGGGAAGAAATCCTCCGACCGCGACGAGACGATCAAGGACAGCGTGCGTCGCACCGAGGTCGAGGTCGAGAAAGATGGTAAGCGGATGGCCTCCGGCGACAAGCGCAAGACTGGCTAA
- a CDS encoding LmeA family phospholipid-binding protein — MQQAITTRVLISMGFGGWKEKGGVYGLIVGLVLSLTACGSLDEARVEQTMLHLLPSLVGPGDYSVDANVVEKFTGDIVNIEQAHVVGKRVARPGSPVLDRVEVDLEGVRVNQQDETLEELKAADAWVWVKASDIAAFLERQPNLKTVSMSFNAPDHVSLSARPVIPGLGLPPAALMKVRGRLVPRGSELWIQVVDMRMRGFVGGGLANGLFEQAINPLVDLSALPASSRLTAVQIKGNTLDRERERRGRSRQNH, encoded by the coding sequence TTGCAGCAGGCGATCACCACGCGCGTCCTGATCAGCATGGGCTTCGGGGGCTGGAAGGAGAAAGGGGGCGTTTACGGCCTTATTGTGGGCTTGGTGCTGTCGCTGACGGCTTGCGGGTCGCTTGACGAAGCTCGCGTCGAACAGACAATGCTGCACCTTCTGCCCAGCCTCGTCGGCCCGGGCGATTATAGCGTCGATGCAAATGTCGTGGAGAAATTTACCGGCGACATCGTGAACATCGAGCAGGCGCACGTGGTTGGGAAGCGGGTTGCACGGCCCGGGTCTCCAGTGCTCGATCGAGTCGAAGTCGATCTCGAGGGCGTGCGTGTTAACCAGCAAGACGAAACGCTTGAGGAATTGAAGGCCGCCGACGCCTGGGTGTGGGTGAAGGCGTCCGACATCGCAGCGTTTCTAGAGCGGCAACCGAATTTAAAAACGGTCTCCATGAGTTTCAACGCACCCGACCACGTCTCGCTCAGCGCGCGGCCGGTGATCCCCGGCCTCGGCCTGCCGCCGGCTGCGCTTATGAAAGTGCGCGGGCGGCTGGTTCCGCGCGGCTCGGAATTATGGATACAGGTCGTCGACATGCGCATGCGCGGGTTCGTCGGCGGCGGTCTCGCTAATGGCCTCTTCGAACAGGCGATCAACCCGCTGGTCGATCTATCCGCGCTGCCCGCGTCTTCCCGGCTAACCGCCGTGCAAATCAAAGGCAACACCTTAGACCGTGAGCGCGAGCGGCGAGGACGAAGCAGGCAGAACCATTAA
- a CDS encoding YihY/virulence factor BrkB family protein — protein MLAAVTRTVQEFLNDQPLDMAGALSYYTLLSIAPLLLVVLATAGMFLDGDVVRAEIFNQIRSLLGIEGANLIDTIITKADRPTHGVIAMISGLVITVLGATTVFAQLQGALNRIWHVQAAPDSNVVWGFIRHRVLSLGLVLTIALLLLMSLVISAVLAGMEGRLNAYVPGAAILWRILNVVVSLGLITVLIAMIFKFLPDAKIEWRDTWLGAFITSLLFTVGKFLIGLYLGQASVGSTYGAAGSVVVLMVWIYYASLILFFGAKITEVIARSRGAHIQPSAHAQPSD, from the coding sequence ATGCTTGCGGCGGTGACCCGTACCGTACAGGAGTTCCTCAACGACCAGCCGTTGGACATGGCGGGCGCGCTGTCCTATTACACTTTGCTATCGATCGCGCCGCTGCTGCTGGTCGTACTAGCCACTGCCGGAATGTTTCTCGACGGCGATGTGGTGCGCGCGGAAATCTTCAATCAGATACGCTCCCTGCTCGGCATTGAGGGCGCGAACCTTATCGACACGATAATCACAAAAGCCGATCGTCCCACACACGGGGTGATCGCGATGATTTCGGGTCTGGTCATTACCGTGCTCGGCGCGACCACCGTGTTCGCGCAGTTGCAGGGCGCGCTCAACCGCATCTGGCACGTGCAGGCCGCGCCGGACAGCAACGTGGTGTGGGGTTTTATCCGCCACCGGGTGCTGTCGCTGGGCCTGGTGTTGACCATTGCGCTGTTGCTGTTGATGTCGCTGGTAATAAGCGCCGTGCTGGCGGGAATGGAAGGTCGTCTGAACGCGTACGTCCCTGGTGCGGCAATCTTGTGGAGAATCCTGAACGTAGTCGTCTCGCTGGGCCTCATCACGGTGTTGATCGCGATGATCTTCAAGTTCCTGCCGGATGCGAAGATCGAGTGGCGCGATACCTGGCTCGGCGCGTTCATCACCAGCCTCTTATTCACCGTCGGCAAGTTTCTGATCGGCCTGTATCTGGGGCAAGCCAGCGTCGGGTCGACATACGGCGCCGCGGGCTCGGTGGTGGTGCTGATGGTATGGATTTACTACGCATCGTTGATTCTGTTTTTTGGCGCCAAGATCACTGAGGTCATCGCGCGCAGCCGTGGCGCGCACATACAGCCCAGCGCGCACGCGCAACCGTCCGATTAA
- a CDS encoding Crp/Fnr family transcriptional regulator — protein MTHKLLSLMRKNILLASLAEDACERVLPDLELVSLPLGEVLYESGALQNFIFFPTTAIVSLLYVTSSGQTAEMAVTGYEGVVGVALFLGGGSMPSRAVIQSQGHALRMQATTMIAEFERGGSFHQALLRYTHALITQMSLTAICNRLHSLDHQLCRWLLLSHDRLQTDTIVMTHELIANMLAVRREGVSVAAKRLQKAGLIRYSRGRITITDRPGLEARVCECYQVIKSEHDRLLGKY, from the coding sequence ATGACGCACAAGCTGCTTTCGCTGATGCGCAAGAACATACTGCTTGCCTCCCTGGCCGAGGATGCATGCGAGCGCGTGCTGCCGGACCTGGAGCTTGTGTCGCTGCCACTTGGTGAGGTCTTGTATGAGTCCGGCGCACTGCAGAACTTCATTTTCTTTCCGACAACCGCGATTGTCTCCTTGCTATACGTGACATCGAGCGGTCAGACCGCCGAGATGGCGGTAACGGGTTACGAAGGGGTGGTGGGTGTCGCGCTGTTCCTGGGCGGCGGTAGCATGCCCAGCCGCGCCGTGATACAGAGCCAAGGTCACGCGCTGCGGATGCAGGCCACGACCATGATCGCCGAATTCGAGCGAGGCGGCAGCTTTCACCAGGCGCTGTTGCGTTACACCCACGCGCTGATCACGCAGATGTCGCTAACCGCCATTTGTAACCGTCTGCATTCCCTGGATCATCAGCTCTGCCGCTGGTTGCTGCTAAGCCATGACCGGCTGCAAACCGATACAATCGTCATGACGCATGAGTTGATCGCCAACATGCTGGCGGTGCGTCGCGAAGGCGTTTCCGTGGCCGCCAAACGTCTGCAAAAGGCGGGATTGATCCGCTACTCGCGCGGGCGCATAACGATCACCGATCGGCCGGGGCTGGAGGCGAGGGTCTGCGAATGTTACCAAGTGATCAAGAGTGAGCACGATCGCCTGCTTGGGAAGTATTAA
- a CDS encoding Slp family lipoprotein has product MRWGGTIAAVEKRESQTWIEVDRCHLSNDGMPGKSHREGQFLARLEGNVDPAIYTRGRHLTVVGDLENENSGAIDGYAYQQPVVNVEMHHLWASLPKGRTGTGAEYGAYPRMPYPYGPMVLGLFY; this is encoded by the coding sequence GTGCGTTGGGGCGGTACCATCGCCGCGGTCGAAAAACGCGAATCGCAGACCTGGATCGAAGTAGACCGCTGCCACTTGAGCAACGACGGCATGCCCGGCAAGAGCCACCGCGAAGGCCAGTTTCTCGCGCGCCTGGAAGGAAACGTCGATCCCGCAATCTATACCAGGGGCAGGCATCTCACCGTGGTCGGCGACCTTGAGAACGAAAACTCCGGCGCGATCGATGGATACGCCTATCAGCAACCTGTGGTGAACGTCGAGATGCATCACCTGTGGGCCTCGCTACCGAAAGGTCGTACTGGCACTGGTGCAGAGTACGGTGCGTATCCACGGATGCCGTATCCCTATGGCCCTATGGTTCTCGGCCTCTTCTACTGA
- a CDS encoding phasin family protein, translating into MSDDGSQFVKQAQEANRSMGDAMRGLAGTQFKIMQQLAGVQREQFKQAVETARNQMQLIGQKREPNELASAQAEMVREYGQQYVDSVNKAVGIVSQALEEYGEQLQKGKNAATDDQQAADTATRGSKEAADSPKSSGKSSAADSTKSSGKSSSK; encoded by the coding sequence ATGAGCGATGACGGCTCACAATTCGTAAAGCAGGCTCAAGAGGCAAATCGTTCCATGGGAGACGCGATGCGCGGACTGGCTGGCACTCAATTCAAAATCATGCAGCAGTTGGCCGGGGTTCAACGCGAGCAGTTCAAGCAAGCGGTGGAGACGGCTCGTAATCAGATGCAGCTTATCGGTCAGAAAAGAGAGCCTAACGAGCTCGCGTCTGCTCAGGCTGAGATGGTAAGGGAGTATGGTCAACAATACGTGGATAGTGTGAACAAGGCAGTGGGTATCGTATCTCAGGCCTTGGAAGAGTACGGCGAGCAATTACAGAAGGGCAAGAATGCCGCTACAGACGACCAGCAGGCAGCCGATACTGCTACACGAGGTAGCAAGGAAGCCGCCGATAGCCCCAAGTCGTCCGGCAAGTCTTCCGCCGCCGATAGCACCAAGTCGTCCGGCAAGTCTTCCTCTAAGTAG
- a CDS encoding GlsB/YeaQ/YmgE family stress response membrane protein, with protein sequence MGFLTWIILGAIAGALAKLIMPGDDPGGIIVTILLGIAGALVGGFIASALGFGAVGGLSIGSIIIAILGAILLLAIYRLVMGKRGKTS encoded by the coding sequence ATGGGTTTTTTGACCTGGATCATTCTAGGCGCTATCGCCGGCGCACTCGCTAAACTGATCATGCCGGGCGATGATCCCGGCGGCATTATCGTCACCATTCTGCTCGGCATCGCGGGCGCGCTGGTCGGCGGCTTCATCGCCTCGGCGCTCGGCTTCGGCGCGGTGGGCGGTCTCAGCATTGGCAGCATCATCATCGCCATTCTCGGCGCTATCCTGCTGCTGGCGATTTACCGGTTAGTCATGGGCAAGAGAGGGAAAACGTCCTGA